A genome region from Pygocentrus nattereri isolate fPygNat1 chromosome 10, fPygNat1.pri, whole genome shotgun sequence includes the following:
- the bahd1 gene encoding bromo adjacent homology domain-containing 1 protein translates to MTHARQKDSCRYQSESREQVSCQTHAETMGKAWPECPVQEKKTRRRSSKRGGDKEVKEQSADNDRKLYPLRGRLGMSEVGTLNCCVVLTRVDDGRTCKSSMKSLSKKEGKRKMKAKKGKKLSCKCRKKTCKACRTAPGPKSNLKPDKTALYTELLLEPRKRRLASLNAEAVNSLLLFREDPQQASKLTKKQPNPPNGDSEHPKGETDSSRKALEGRKRAHPRETVQSKNSKKAKKAKTESEHLDQLSLNSPAPRRLAGLNAAALLKLTSTSSGAKRRVKTDCKPGNGGARTKQVQVKTKKQQQNTPCQSTKLQVSQQCCDLCKKEALQSEAMWEGTAGGHGFIRPGYQCRSMLGYSLKPVKEEKTEADVNSCYCCSQESSVEYCHRLALFLGQKAYPESEEHSMPSVKGFLPSAHALTHPALTIGAHPYSCYPGYYVHIAHHGSSTLPVSTSPGPHTPSVPPITLCPSGVQRPKLLPSPVSHPSGIPHPAYCNSVGTCYGEPCRISSYAYRPPQPIASRGCSFSTGCSSCSHKIKMEDYPYPLDEHSSSIPMSPALPLSVCPIPSVAPAAQPMPHLQPPLPDAGRSQVQLRVGRECPQSAKPPSSSRSGMRDSAGCPHMKDSQLGASHGSPAAKQPKISRRRATNGWLPVGTATEKEVFIVGEESPALRRCYEGVQRDGEVIRVRDTVLLRSGPRKKSLPYVAKVSAFWEDPESGELMMSLFWYYRPEHTQGGRNPSMHCENEIFASRHQDENSVACIEDKCYVLTLAQYCRFCALVKRREESLPKSAPLVPPALNYTIPAHRRVPADVDPDLVFVCRHVYDFRYGRLLKNLQ, encoded by the exons ATGACCCATGCACGGCAGAAGGATTCTTGCAGATATCAGAGTGAATCCAGGGAGCAGGTGAGCTGCCAGACACATGCTGAAACCATGGGCAAAGCCTGGCCAGAGTGCCCAGTGCAAGAAAAGAAGACGAGGAGACGTTCTTCCAAAAGAGGAGGAGATAAGGAAGTAAAGGAGCAAAGTGCAGATAATGACAGGAAGCTTTATCCTCTCAGGGGAAGGCTGGGAATGAGTGAAGTGGGCACCTTAAACTGCTGTGTGGTACTGACCCGTGTGGATGACGGCAGGACTTGTAAGAGCAGCATGAAGTCTTTGTCtaagaaagaaggaaaacgGAAGATGAAGGcaaagaaggggaaaaaactgTCTTGCAAGTGTCGCAAGAAGACCTGCAAAGCTTGCCGGACAGCGCCTGGACCAAAAAGCAACCTGAAACCTGACAAAACTGCCTTATATACAGAACTTCTCCTGGAGCCTCGCAAGCGACGGCTGGCCTCTCTAAATGCGGAGGCAGTCAACAGTCTGTTATTATTTAGAGAGGACCCTCAGCAGGCCTCAAAACTCACAAAAAAGCAGCCAAATCCTCCAAATGGGGATTCTGAACATCCAAAAGGTGAAACTGACAGTTCTAGGAAAGCACTAGAAGGTCGAAAACGTGCTCATCCAAGAGAGACAGTGCAGAGTAAAAACTCCAAAAAAgccaaaaaggcaaaaacagagTCTGAACATCTGGACCAGTTGAGTCTAAATAGTCCAGCTCCAAGACGTCTAGCGGGTTTGAACGCGGCTGCTCTGCTGAAGCTTACTAGCACCTCATCTGGAGCTAAGCGTCGAGTTAAAACGGATTGCAAGCCAGGCAATGGAGGAGCGAGAACGAAACAAGTCCAGGTAAAGACAAAAAAGCAGCAGCAAAACACACCCTGCCAGTCCACCAAGTTGCAAGTATCGCAACAGTGCTGTGATCTTTGCAAGAAAGAAGCCCTCCAATCAGAGGCGATGTGGGAAGGCACTGCAGGGGGGCATGGATTCATTAGGCCTGGTTACCAGTGCAGGTCCATGCTGGGCTACTCCTTGAAGCCtgtgaaagaagagaaaactgAAGCTGATGTGAATTCCTGTTACTGCTGTTCCCAGGAGAGCTCTGTGGAGTACTGCCACCGACTAGCCCTGTTCCTTGGGCAGAAAGCATATCCTGAATCAGAAGAACATTCTATGCCATCTGTAAAGGGGTTTCTTCCTTCTGCTCATGCACTGACACACCCAGCCTTGACCATAGGCGCCCACCCGTATTCCTGCTACCCTGGTTACTACGTGCACATTGCCCACCATGGGTCCTCCACACTCCCTGTGAGCACAAGTCCTGGACCCCATACTCCCTCAGTACCTCCTATTACACTGTGCCCGAGTGGTGTCCAGAGACCCAAACTACTGCCCTCACCAGTTTCCCACCCTTCAGGCATCCCTCACCCAGCGTACTGCAACTCTGTGGGAACCTGTTATGGGGAACCCTGCAGGATCAGCAGCTATGCCTACAGACCCCCTCAACCCATCGCAAGCAGGGGATGCTCATTCAGCACTGGATGCTCCAGCTGCAGCCACAAAATCAAAATGG AGGACTACCCTTACCCTCTGGATGAGCACAGTTCCTCAATCCCCATGTCCCCCGCCCTGcccctgtctgtctgccccaTCCCCAGCGTGGCCCCAGCTGCCCAGCCTATGCCCCACCTGCAGCCACCCCTGCCTGATGCTGGGCGATCGCAGGTCCAGCTGCGTGTGGGCCGTGAATGCCCTCAGAGTGCCAAGCCGCCTAGCAGCTCACGCTCTGGCATGCGGGACTCTGCCGGATGCCCCCACATGAAGGACAGCCAGCTGGGAGCCAGCCAcggcagccctgccgccaagcaGCCCAAAATCAGCCGCCGACGGGCCACCAATGGCTGGCTGCCTGTGGGCACAGCCACTGAAAAGGAGGTATTCATAGTG GGTGAGGAGTCACCAGCACTGCGCAGGTGTTATGAAGGAGTGCAAAGAGACGGAGAGGTGATTAGGGTGCGAGACACTGTGCTGCTGCGCTCTGGCCCCCGCAAGAAGTCCCTCCCCTATGTGGCTAAAGTCTCTGCCTTCTGGGAGGACCCTGAGTCAG GGGAGTTGATGATGAGTCTGTTTTGGTACTACCGTCCAGAGCACACTCAGGGGGGCCGCaatcccagcatgcactgtgaG AATGAGATTTTCGCATCCCGCCATCAGGACGAGAACAGCGTAGCGTGCATTGAGGATAAGTGCTACGTCTTGACATTAGCACAATATTGTAG ATTTTGTGCCTTGGTGAAGCGTCGTGAGGAGAGTCTTCCCAAAAGTGCCCCCCTGGTCCCTCCTGCTCTCAACTACACCATTCCAGCTCATCGCCGAGTGCCAGCCGACGTTGATCCTGACTTGGTGTTTGTCTGTCGTCACGTTTACGACTTCCGCTACGGCCGCCTGCTGAAGAACCTGCAGTAG